A region of the Hirundo rustica isolate bHirRus1 chromosome 5, bHirRus1.pri.v3, whole genome shotgun sequence genome:
TGGTTGGAGCAGTTCTACCTGTGAACTCTCAGCTCTGAGTGACCTTGCAACAGCAGGAATCAAGCACTCCATGTATTGCATGTATCTAATCCAAGTACCCGTTGCTTATATGTGGTTTGCAATGTGCATTTGTGTGTACTTCAAACATGCCCTTTGTGGGCAGCCTCTAGGGAATAACATCATTTGTATCTTCAAGGAAGTTTACACAGCGATACTGAAGAAATCTATGGGGATTGTTTATTCTCAAATGTttctcaataaataaataataaagagtCTGGAGGACAGCCTGAGAGAAGCAGTCAGGGTCAGAACACCATAGAAGTACATAAAGGGATCTGAGCTCTTTTGTAAAAACTTCATAgtttaaaaagattaaaattaaaatactgtaataaatatttttacaacttttaaaaaaatttaaagtgtaatttaaatgttatttttatgctttcaagGAGAACATCCTTGCTTTTCTGTGCAATCTTAGTTGGGCACCAGGTAGGTAACTTTAGAATGCATGGGCATTGTTTGTAAATGCTGGGCAGGCAGAAACATCAATGCATCTCTTCTCAGGAGGTTAAAGTGAATTAAAGGGGTTTAGTGCAAGttcctgcttttgtttctgcccTTGGTCTTTTTCATATCAGAAGCAAATCAAGTAACTTGAAAAACTGATGTGAACACTAAACAGAAATGTCCTTTGGATTCAGACAAAAGTTACAAATTTGCATATTATGGTCAATCGCACTGGTCAGAAGTGAGGTTCTTTATGATATTCTCTTAAACTAACttcttttttacatttatattgCTTTGAGGGAGCACAAATATTTCCAGTCATATTCCTGAAAGGGACTTTGCCCTTGCATGTTTCCTTTTGGGCATGTACAAAGGCATTTTGTATAGAAACCTGTCACTGTGGTGAGCACAAAAAAATATGAGACATCTGAATGCTGCTGTTTCTCACAAGTTGGTTGTAAAATCTGAATTCAATtattaaacactttttttttataacCGCAGAAAGATAAATTGGGAGCCTTCTCTGCATCACCTATGTAAGTCATGGGGTATTCCTGTATTGCACTGCTGGTGAGGCTCTGCGCTTTAACATGAGGAAGTTGACATAAGACCTCAGTTCATTATCAAGGGTTTTTTATGTACCTGCAACACTGAGTTTGTCTGGTCTTGATTACCCGTGCAGTTAATACAACTGATTGCCTCCAACAGACACCTTATGGAGATGTGGATGCTTTGTTAAAATGTCCAGAGAGACATCCATGCATCATCTCCCCACAGACCtaagagatttctttttctacaaTATATTTGATTCCAGATTTATTTTAAGTGTCTATATTTATACTACAATCCTTCTTAAACACTACAAGGTCATCGTTTGTTCATTAGTTCCAAACTAAATGTGTCAGGTAATTAAGTAATATGCTATTAACCCTACACAAACTCCTTGTAAGTGCTTTCTTTCCAGACTCACTGCAGAGAAGGTACTTTTTATTGTCTGTCTGCAAGACAAATTATCACTTCCCTTCCACTGCTGGCATTTCCTGGCAGAAATGTTGATCCTTTTTAATGCCAGAATTGCTGTGATCATTAAAGCTTTACTGGGGTAGAGTCACATGTACTCAAGCAGTGAACATCCTACATGTAGGAggttcccaaaatcccaacACAATTATGTCACATTTACCAGTTTGCATGACTGTCTTTGTAATTTTATAGGACActtgattatattttttttcagtttggatACAACACTCTCAAACTGATGCTTATATATGAATTTAGGCTTGGTCCTCAAAATATATGAATTTGCTCAAAATTAAGAAGCCGAATAAAAGGGTATTTTGCCATTTCAGCCTTGTCATCAACTGATTACTGGCATTTGCAGGACTGTTATGGACCTGCATGTCTTCTGGTAAGGTACTCATAGTTACTGCTACTAAAACTGTTACTTCAAAACAAGGCATCTTGCATATTTGCAGCTGTTTTCCGTATAAACTTCTGGCAACATAGACAATGCTCAAATGTATGCAAAAAacccctgcagagctgttggACTGCAACTTTCTGTACCATGTTTATGGTCTTTCCCATCAGTAATTTACACCTCAAACTTGTTTCTTCATGCAAAACAAACGATTGTTGGCATCTTCATTccataaaaaagggaaaactatTTCCCATGTGGCTAAGCAGTGTGGTCTCAAatgaaatggaaacattttaacTTTCTTTAATAGCCCTCTAAATCACAATGCAGCTGAGCAAACAGGCTTTGTAAATGGGATCTATTAGGATTTTATTTAGCTACTGGAGTGCTGCCTCTTGGGCAATATTTCAAATTCACAagttaatatttgcaaaaatgcAATAGATGGAAATAATGAGAGTgaaggaggaaaatggaaaCCAGTTTTATGTTTAGTAAATTCAAGTGTCCTACATCAAAGACTACTAGTGACTTCCAGGAGGCCACTACAGGTGACTCCAACCTAGAAAATGCTGAGGTAAATGTTTCTTGGAAATACTCCTAATCAAAAAGAGCAATTCATATTAATGTAATAGCAATTACTCTGCCATACATCATGGTAAACTAAACTCAAACTGAGAAGAAAGTGCCAAATAATCCACTTACATGCTTTTGCTATGATAGTCTCCAGGTAAGGCTTAGCGGCAAGtacaatatgtatttttaaaagagctcCACCTGATTTTCCTGCTATGCATAGATTCAGGAGTAACTATCATACATGGCTTTCATATATAACGCATGTATTTTTGTCATTTGCCAATGCTGTGTCATCAGAACCGAGTTCAGCAgaaggctctggaaggggctctgcaggaagTGCTGGTGTTTGAGGAGTGTCTTCTTCCTTGGTGTCCAACTGCATGCTTTCCTGTGACTGACCATCCATGCAGTCCTTTTTTGACAATGGGTGAACTGACACTTTTATTGCAATCTGTTGAGGTGGCTCATGCAGTGATGATGCGTCTGAGTCAGCTGTGGGAGATTCACTACGCGTCAAAGCATTTGGGATCATATAAAGCTCATCTGTTTCAGTGGTTTCCTGGCCTTCTGCTGCCTGCCGTACAAAATTCTGTCCTTGCTCCTCCAAACCGACAACCTCCATAATTTCTTCCATTATAGTCCTGCAGTTCATGATGAGAGGTGGCAAAGGTACACTCCGAGCAAGCTCTTCAATATAGCGAGCAAATTCCATGGTCTTGAACTGGGTTACTTTGGCAAGCTCGAGCGTTTTGGCTGATGTGATAATTGGGATACGCTTTGCAATCTCAAAAGCCTTCTGAAGTTTCTCTGCCCCTTCTGTTCTGAAGAATTCATTGATTGCCTTCTCGGTTTTCTTCAGATGACTGCTCATCATACATAACCGAGTAATGTTCAGTATCATAACAACGGTAAAAGCGACAAGGCAGACAATCATGTAGTAGATTCCCATATCTCCAGAGGTAAAAACTACCCTCAGCGTCACAGTATTGTTAACACTGCCATACGTATTAGATGCCACACATGTGTATTTACCTCTGTCTTCAAATGACACGCGGGTAATGTTTAGTAGCCCATTGTCAAGAAACCACCATTTTCCTGTTGGAGAGGAAACAGAGTAACTTAGAAGTATTTTGTCACATGATCAGCATAGTCTTAAACGTCAGCTTTATCAAACTGGCTTGAGGTTTTGCAAGAAGGAAATAATGTTCACAAGAAGACAAAGAATTTACGATCATACAGGCCTGAGTTCCTAGCTATGTTATTATGAAATCCCTGACATCAACTCTGGATAGTCAGGGCTTGACTTAAAAGGGTGTCATAAAACATGCTGATATGCATCACATCTATCTCAATCTTGTGGTCAGTTAAGTTACAAATATAAATCTACTCCAGAGAGCCTCCCAAACACAGGTCACACTTCCTCAAAGAACAGGATCAATGGGATTGTGAGTCAGAAAAACCTACTAAGTCCTCCTTGTTTTGTTCCCTGACAATGCATTTGCTTACAAATGGGGGTTATTTTTGGTGTTATGTTAGAGTAGCTCATATAATTCTGTTTATGTAAactttaaaaaccccaacatttcaGACATAATATACTACATTGCTTGCGCTCTGAGGTGTTGAGAAACTGATTTTGAGGTATGCTTTTGAAGAGAGGGAAGTAGGAAAGGAAGAGTAAAATagatgggaaggagaagaaCCATGACAGGGTTTTGGGTTTACCTTGTTTGTTGGTAACACAGCACACACCAAAAAAGAACTTCTTTTAcctttaaaagtaatttctatCAATGTAATATAATTGATAACTTTGTCCTCTGCATGGACATATACATTTCATATACATGAATGCTTCATATTCATTGAACCTGGCACAGCAGAAGAATTTAGGTATGAAACTGCATTTGAAACAACATGTTAAAAAGTCATCATTCCTGTCACAGCTAAAGTGGTTCAAGAATCACTTAGTTACTGTATTTGCCACTATATATTGGTAATGAATTAAGATTTTGAGTTCCTCAAGTGAActtcatttttattcaaatatcACTACACTATTTAAGAGCTGAGGatgtatattttttctttatatggtGTGATATAACTTCTTAAATTGCAACTTTGCTATAAAAAACCTAAGTCAACTCCAACAGGAAAGCCTGGTGCCAATTATTTCCAATTATTGTAAACCCAGTCTTGGAAGTGTTCATATGGTGGAGAACAGCCAGAAAGAGGAATGCTTCTGTGCCTTCTGAATGCTTCATACAGGGAGATGTCATACAGAAGATTTCCTTCTGAAGCAATAACAAAGGCTGATATAAGCCAACAAGATCAGCTAGTACATACTGCTGGTCAGAGGAAGTCGCAACTGTTTTCAATCTCTGGAACACAATCCCAAGCCATTCCTGACACATATCTGCTGAATGTAAAGGAATTTCAATAACCTTCCACAAAAAGGAATGTCAGGTGTTCATCTGTCTTCACCATCAgagtctttttttcccttaaaccTAACCTAACCAACGACTATTGAAGTCTATTAAGGCAGCTGAAAAACATACAGAACCAGTGATCAGAGAACTAAACCTGCACAAAATCCCTGTGCAATCATGTAAATCACAAGGCAGGATTGCAGTCCTGCCACAGGTTGGTGTATACTTTGctctacatttattttattcttttcacaGAAGTTCTTTCATTGTTAGAAAGAttgttctatttttatttttcctcttatttctttCAGGGAAGGAACTGTGGGCAATTCTCATTAGCCAAAAACCCCTTTAATTCAGAGTAGTTATGGGCTTTTACCATGTTcaaagtttttttaattaaacatggCTTACCCAAAttggtttttttacattatcTCCAGTAGAAGCCTATGCAGAAACTATTCCCACAAGATCCCTGCCTCAGTTCCTGTGTAGAGACAGCTCTTAATTACATCTTTTTATCCTCTTACTTAGAAGTATTAACTTAACTGGAACAATATTTTTTACTCTAGCATAGTTTTTGAAAACAGCTGAATCATTTTgcagaataaataaaagctCAGTCTAAATCAGatcttcacattaaaaaaaatcacccccaCCTGCTAAAGTTAGGCAAATTCAGGGGAAAACTCCTTTACAGAGGAAATGTCAGCATCTGTAATAAATGACACTTCTTCCTCCACCTCCAGCATAACAAAAAATGCAGAGTATTTGCTGCTTAGTATTTGTTTGAATTGGAATGCTGGTCCCTTTTGCAAAGTAGGTTCCTATTAATTGTGAAATAACAAGATGCCTTGTGATGTATCCTGGCTCCAACTGTTCTAAATGACATAATGGCATTGAACTGTGACTCAGTGACTGGGTCTATGCCAGTGGATCCTGACAGACTTATTGACCCACATAAGAAAACAATGATTAGAAAAGGTATCATTGCTAGGTTTTGATAACAATTCAATGCCCTACTTAACGCCACATGCTAGAAACATTTCTTACAGAAAGAGAGTCTCTTAAAGGAGGTATTGCACTGTTGAAATTCTAAATTAAAGTAATGTTGTCTTAATACTACATCTGTACTTTTTACTGATTTGGTCAAAGTTTTTGCTTACCTACCTAAATATTTGTTTTAGCTACCTCTGTCAGCTGACTACACAAAGACCTAAATTTAGATGCCTAATTCAGGGGAAATTTTCTATTAGTTAACCTTAGCAAAACTCTCCAGCACACTAATCGCTGTGGTTGCCACAACCACACAAATCATGTTCAAAAATCTGCTTAGTATTCAAGTAGTTCCTTTCTCTAGCTTTACTCAGAAAATGATAACATGCTGTACTGTAAAACATAACCAGATATGCAGGAAGCTCTTACAGATACACACTGCTCTTTCACATCAAGCTGGGTCAATCGTTACTCCCATCACAGCAGAGTTCCCTGTCAGGTCAGCCATTAGTTAGGCATGCTGTCTTACAAGTAAGAGTTTATTTCATCATACAGTGAACAAAGCAGTCACTATGGAAGGATTACATAAGGAAAACCACCTTTCATATACCCACACTACCCTCAAACACTCTCTAGAAGTATAACTAGGATTATCACCCAAACCTTCCATTTATGGAAAATAAGCTCATGTGTAATTATGGTCTCTGGCAAATGCCACCGAAGAGTCTTAACTAAAGCCAGGAAGGCTCAAATTTGGGCTGTCCTTCTGACTGCTGCCCTATATTGGTTTTGCACTTGGTTGTTCAGGGCATCTCCTGTTTCTCACACTACCATGGCACTGCACATAAAGACAGCAGGCATATCAGGGAGTTAGCTCTGTTGAGTTCACACCGACAAACTATTCTCATATGTCATGAGAATCCTCCTTTGAGTTGGGAAACAgctttttaatctttttgtGGTGCCAGGAAGAACAAAGGAGGACAGAATGAGAAACAGGAACCCGAAGTCTTCCAATGAAAAGAGGCCTGTCTACACCTTCTGTTAATTGCTTCAGCTTCTTGCAATGTGTTGCTATAAATAACACGTAAAAAGTTACTGTTTTCTTCCAAGGTGTGCATAAAAAATTTATAACTGCCACCaggctttcatttattttcacacaGGAAAATACCAGAGCCAGGCCATTAAATTCAGATTATCTGTCAACTTGCTGAAATCAGCTGTGTCTCTGGACAGGCCACATCAGTGCTATTAGTAAGGTTTACCTTTATTCTCCTCCTCTTGGAGCAGGCGACCGTTGGAATTGTACCATCTGTAACGTGGACTGGGACTCCCTTGGACATTGCAGTCGATCAAGGCACTCTGGCCCTCCTTGACTATGATGTGGTCGATGCGGGAGATCACAGCAGGCGCGGCCCCCGAGTGTGTGTCAGTGCGGTTGAAAGTGCTGTTACTCACATCCTCAGCAGTGGTCAAAGCTGCTAATAAGATGACAAGGCGTGTAGTAGGCAGAAAGTACAAAAAGTGGCGGCTGTTCAGTATGTCCATTTTCCTTCAGTGGTGTACACGACTGCCAGGGAACTGGTTCTGTTGAATGCAGATCCTCGAGGTGAGCAGGTCACAGGAGAGTTCTACTTTGATCTGTGCAATTTCATGTTTAAAATATcctacaaaataaatatataagtaCGGTGAGACGGCATATATAAACAATCCATTAGCTATGCTCTTTTAAAATAGTGACACATCCATTAATGCATTTCACAATCATCAGCACAGTGCCTTGTCTAAATGCTAATGTTATCACAGTACTTATCCTTACTGGAAAAAGATGCATACATTTTCTTGACAATGGTGTTGTTCAGAGTGACAGGCGTAGGAGAAGGCTTTTATCACCCAGACACTTAGCAGCAGTTTAACTACAGTAGCAGCTACAGTTTTATGCCAAAAGCAAAAGTTcaagacatttttttaaatttttaaaaacttttttattaaaagaaaaaattgcaaaatcaGGAAAAACAGAGGTACAGCACATTAAAAGCTGTCACTACCAGTTTAGTGCTGCAACTCTATTACATGCATGGTCTTAGATGAACTTTAAAACACAGTGTAAGAAAGGACAATTCCAGGAAGGGTTTTTGGATCTAATGCAAGAATTCTTGATATACACATTTTTTctcaaacacagcaacacagagcAAAACATATTAGACCATTCACTTTTCTTAAGCTATTACTGTCTAAAATAAACCATAGCATGGAAGATTATTCTTAAAAGCTATTTCATGCTTGATAAagtaatttcagttttgttatttttagagCAGATTCGTAAAGAAGAGTACTTGCTAGTGACATAATTATGGTTAATGTTCCTTTGAGATACAAATGAAGTTAGGACTTTTCTGTTCCTTATGTGGCACTAAGCATTTTTCCTGTGTACTTTTTGCACACTTTCCGTTAGTATTTTCCCTCAACTAATCACCCACAATGAGGCCTTTCTGAAGCAGTGATTTCAGTTTCTGGACAGAGGCGGGGGGCGGTTACAAATGTGCTTTCTATTGGCCTCATTATGCTCCCAGTGAACACAATTGGCATTCAGTACTGACTGAGGGCACAGTGTTGGCCTCAAAATTAGCACCTTGGAAAATTTCACTCAAGAGTCTAAAGGCCACAAATCATGTTAAAATCACAGAGTGTCCAACTATACTGTAGCTACTCACATGTTTCTAAGGTAAATAACTGAAAGTTAGAAAGAGGAATCTATCTGGAATCCAAATATCGGAAACTTATCTCATGAACTTTCCCTAAATgaacatttatatttcaaaaaaaactttatattttcttaaatatacaTTTGATTCATGGTAACTCATCTGCCTTAGCACACAAAATAACCGCTGACAAGATCAGCTCTCTAGATCAGTTCCACATATAAAGgaaacactaaaataaaaagaaacaaatgaaaaatcccctactctattttcttctgtattcaaaaaggaaagaaagcaacGTTACTGTCTTTCACTAGTAATATTTGATTTAGGTTGTTCTGTTATGCATCCTCTCTTCTCTGTAAAGCAATGAACTTGCTTTCATACAAATAGATACAGGTGTTACtgagaaagcaaattaattctTCCATTTTACAAGATGAATCATTACTAGAAATTAAAACCTATGCTTTTAGATAAACTAAATGCCATGATGTAGAGGTCTGCACCAGCTTCAAGCCTGTCCttgtttcttctctgcttttattaTTACTGAATGTGGAAATATTTCTCTTGAAgagacagaataatttttaactttaaatTAATATGCAAATCTCATTTGTCATATAGAGCTATATCAACAATGACTTCAGAAATCTATTTCCAATTATGCAAAGCGTGTAGAGTCTGTGCTTTTGAAGGTACACTCTGAGTCagcagtttgggaaaaaaaccttcagtTCTGCCTATTCACTTCAGTAACTATTTACATCTCATTTCTACTACTCCATTAACCTTGGAGACTGACATTCTTCATTATTACACATATTCAGTCTACAAAATGTTTCTGTACAGTGTCACAGATCTGCATTGCGCCATACAGAAAAGCCAAAATCACACTTCCTGGCAAAGCAGCAGGAACTGTGACTGGCTGGATTAAGACAATGGGAAGGGCAAAAGATAACAATATAAACTGATTAAGCTTTGTGTTCTAATTACTGTCTGGGTCTTGTTATTACTATATTTGGGTCTATCATATATTTTTACAGGAGAAAAATCAGTAGCAATCaaaaaaaaggtgtttattGTGGAGAGCAAATTGCATTccagaaggaaatgaaatagCATCTCCCCAGCGGCTGAACAGAAAACCCGTAAGGAAGGGACCAGCAGTGTATTAGGAAGCTCAAGGTAGCTGATGGCCCACTGATTGCgcacagcacagggatgtgGGTGGAGGTTTGGAAGGTGTGGTGGCAGTAAGGCGTTGCCTATTCCCTATGTTTACGTGTTTTGAACACAGAGCATACGGAAGCAGAAACTGTACCTTTGTGTAGTGATAGCAAATGTGATAGCAAATGTGATAGCAAAAAAACAATATGGCCAAAGAGTCGATTACCTGTCTGAAGGTAACAGTGACTCCCTCATTCTGGCCCAGAATGGAACCATAAATAGCTGTAGTAAATTTTAGGAAATAGAGATTAATAATTTATGTCTACTGTGTAAGATTCTTACCTACTCCTTCTTCTTGCTGCTTTCTCATGTATGTTTCTGGAATGTAAAATATTATGAAAACACTAAATACCTCTGTAGATACATTTCTTTTTGAACTATCTACAGTTTGATGTCTAATATGAAGAATAATCAGGCAGTAGGTTTAAAGCAGAATGTTTGGAAATGAAGGTTGCTGCTTTCATATGCCATTCAGGGAAGTGCCTGAGTATGTTTCAGgagacagggagagatctcACTGAAGAATGGTGTTTTAAGATACAAGTTTCGACAAACGTTCCCAGGGCAACTAGGAAGCAGTAGGCAATCTTTCCTTTGGTGCGCATCCTCTCCAATGTTATCAGGAAACAAAAGGagatggaagaaagcaaagaaggTTTTCTTAGCCCCAACTGACACAAGTAAGTTACAGGGTGGCCACGCTGGGACCTGAATGTCCAGAACCCTCTTCAAACCTGCTGGGCATGAGCAAGAATGCTAGTCAGGTTAGGAAAGCAGGAGGACGCAGAGAGAGAACTGAAAGGGTAGAAAATGTGCTCACACCAGATGCTGGTGCAAAGGAAGATTTGCTGAGAGTCTTGTCCTCCTGCTTTGCCATAGGCACAAGAGCAGCCTGAGGATATCAGGAAACACAGATCTGGGAGCCAGCTGCTTTGCTAAACATAAGTGATGTAACGAGTTATGGTTTAATCACACAACTAAATGGCGAGAAGACTGAGACCAAAATTGGACTACTAGTGATAGCTGCCAAAGCAGGAAGAGAATTCAGAGTATTGGAGAAGTGGGTACAGTGCTGTCACCCAGAATCTTGGCCACAGGAGGCAGCAATTAGCTGTGACCCATGATAAACTTGATGAAGGCAGCCAAAACTGTAATCTTTTAATCTGACCTAAGTCAGAGAAAGCTGGATTGACTAGACTAAAACAAAGATTCCTGTAATAACTCCTCTAGACTCAGAGTAATACAGTACTCTAAAGAAAGAATCCTGAGACTCGCTTTGTAGGAACAGATTGAGTCTCAGAGCATTTTTGCCATGAAAAGGTCACTATAAACAAAGAGCTAATTTTTGGTTATGGAAAGAATGTAATCACCAAAACATATGAGCTACCCATAAAATACTTATCAAAAAACTCTATATAATACAATTAATGTGGTTATATatacctccttttttttttttttttttttttttttttttttttttttttttttttaatttgtggtgtgtgaaatggaaaaagtaCATCCCTGGACATTATGAGCTATGTTTTCCACCAAAAGCCATGGTATGGGGACAGGCTTACCTCCAAAGACAGAGTGAAAGGAATGCTCAAACTCTTCTCCAAAACCTAGAACATGTGTACAGGAAACTGTCCTGCTGTATTGTATCTGGAGCAACATTTACCACTTAAAAGTGCTTGACAGTGGTCCATAGATTAAAGAGTTCTGGTTTTTAATTCCCCAACCCAAACAGTgtaaattgaaaatattaaagtaaCAGATTTACTGATTGTGAGATTAACTTCCAAGGAAACACTTGAGCTACATGAGAACACATGACAAGCTTTTCTTCTAAGTGACATGACAGCCAGCTCTAGCATGCTCTCTATGCATTTCTATCCAGAGAAGTCACCTGGAATGTACTCCAGAAAAAGTAGAGCTGCAGCATGATAGTTTTACTCCTAATTAATGTGAAACATGGACAAAagctgcagttacaacttctcTGTCCAAAATCAGGCATCAGTCTAAACAGAAGACACATCTAGGACTGACTAGGAATATTAATCAGAGACATGTTCTGACTGACCAATTATTTGTTCATGTCATGGATGTGTTTGCTTCCCATACTACTGCCACCAAAGAAAATCACTATGGGTGCGTGGTCACGGTTGTAAGTGCTGCATTTGTGCAGAACAACATGATGACAGAgcacaaaagaacagaaaggagGGCAATGATGCATACCCTTTCCTGGCTTGCTCACATCTGGTAAGACTGGCCTGTTCTTGTTCTTGTAGTAATGTGTAATCCTATTAACTGTGAGGTTATTCAATTCATAAGTGAAGCACAAGAAGCCAACTTACTACAAAAGGCATAAATTGTGCTCCTATAGCTTTAACATTCCAATGCTATCTTCCTTGGCTTGTAAgtgacaaagaaaatgaaattattttcattctagCTCTCACTTGtctaaaagaaatataaagGCTGATgctataaaacaaaattaaggctatttttttattattcaaaaaCTACCTCCTACTTTTCCTAGTTTCCATAGGAAATGTCTTTTAAGAGTGGGCAAAAGTTAACAGGTATTAGTGAAACAAGAATGCAAATGAAGGAACTTCTGCCACAGAGGTGAGAAGCTCACTGCCAGTTCATAGGCTTATGAGAGAGAACCACCTACTGAAAAGGTCTAATTATTAGGATCCAGACATgcagatgaaaagaaatgtcATTCATTTACAACTAGCAGAAAATATCTGActtatttttctaataatttttcaGTTGATAAAATGCTAATGCTTGGTTCCAGAAGAGCTGCTCTGTTCATTCTCCTGGATGGGGGATTTCAGTCCTTTGTAGTTTCAAGGCTTTCTGCTTCCCTGGCTACGCCGAATAGGTGACCTGCTGGTGATGTTTGTGAGATGAAGAGCTTCCTTCTGCACGTCTAGACTGGGGCTTCCCAGATGGGCAGCCTTAGCTTATTTAGTCTCTTCAGCTGCCTTCAGCTGCATAGGAACTTTAGGAAACCTCTCAATAGGGCTGAGCCCTGGCCATGTGTGCTCAGTTGCCTGGTTCCACACTTGCTGCATACAGCCACCTGATGGGAGGGTATGGAGAAGACAGACATGGGCTCCTGAGAGATGTGCTATGAAAGGACATGACATGAGGGACACATACTGCAACATAAGAAACtatgaatatttatgaaaaacCTTTTATGCAGGAGGTCAGTCAAGCCCTGCAATAGATTGCCCAGATGGGCTATGGAATCCCCATCCTTTGAGAAGTTCAAAACTTGACTGAGCTAGCCCTGCTTTGAAAAAGCTGTTGAATCAGATGGATCCCAAAGCCATTGCTAAATGGGATGCTGGGAAATTGTCTACATGATCTCCTTCACAATTTTTTGAGTAGCAGCATTTTAGAATGATAAGACAGGCTGAGAGTGTTGACTAcagcctgaaaaaaaagaaaaaaaagtgtttggcCTTCTGCATTGTATTTACATTATATGAACAGTACATCTCCTCTTTACTATACAGAGAAGACTAATTTGCAGCCAAGGGAACTGTGAgcatctttgttgccctccacTGGACTTGCTTCACCCTGTCCACATCTTTCTTGTGCTGAAGACCCAGACCTGGATGCAGTACTCAAGGTCAGAGGAGATGGGGAGAATCATCTCCGTCAAGGTGATTGTCTCAATTTCTTGACATAGGATAAAATAAG
Encoded here:
- the MFAP3L gene encoding microfibrillar-associated protein 3-like — its product is MDILNSRHFLYFLPTTRLVILLAALTTAEDVSNSTFNRTDTHSGAAPAVISRIDHIIVKEGQSALIDCNVQGSPSPRYRWYNSNGRLLQEEENKGKWWFLDNGLLNITRVSFEDRGKYTCVASNTYGSVNNTVTLRVVFTSGDMGIYYMIVCLVAFTVVMILNITRLCMMSSHLKKTEKAINEFFRTEGAEKLQKAFEIAKRIPIITSAKTLELAKVTQFKTMEFARYIEELARSVPLPPLIMNCRTIMEEIMEVVGLEEQGQNFVRQAAEGQETTETDELYMIPNALTRSESPTADSDASSLHEPPQQIAIKVSVHPLSKKDCMDGQSQESMQLDTKEEDTPQTPALPAEPLPEPSAELGSDDTALANDKNTCVIYESHV